The proteins below come from a single Holdemania massiliensis genomic window:
- a CDS encoding DNA-directed RNA polymerase subunit beta yields the protein MEKMQNYRIEKLGKKAERRNYSKVSGSLDLPDLVEVQTQSFEWFIREGIREVFEDIYPIQNYGGNIRLKFVDYEFGTPKYTVNECKYREANFAAPLKAKMELEMVDNTTGEVLTKWEDVFLGEFPMMTETGTFIINGAERVIVSQIVRSPGAYFDIASEDKTGKDSFNCELIPSRGTWLEFMTDGKKAALGRIVNMSVDRKRKILSTILFKAIGMSLNLEKSEDGFDTTEIRRFLKALGLEVFEENIVEGEPREFLNLYMLLYTSFFGNYEEIRNTLAADKIKTSNEALLAIYENQRSDEVPTIDGSINLMNAKFFDHRRYDLTKAGRYKLSKKLSLTDRMEGTYLAEDVLSGEGKVLFEKGTFVTKKERNVLREEMLKGSHVTAFPFVHDFSHPDTSMMDTSWSLGLIGRILANDVDCGERLFEKGTVLTEKDIEALAKEVKEVRVYSGLVAKPVALTAENASAVLNYGHRFFVIGRLTANNEDMTNNGELVVERYIPDEDYSKLSASEQQVIIERAHQNQAITAWLVGAAVQTITVSTSSDCSNPIKIVAIDPINQKKTITISDMYAFYSYELNMMDGVGSVDDIDMLGNRRIRTVGELIQNQFRIGLSRMERVVKERMSIAEAAGLTPKQLTNIRPLTAAIKEFFSSSQLSQFMDQQNPLAELTNKRRISALGPGGLTRERAGFEVRDVHNSHYGRICPIETPEGPNIGLISNLTTYAKINEYGFIETPYRLVKADGEVTEEYVYLSADEENDFIIAQANEVHEGRLINDMVVARKAGETIMAHRDQVELADVSPKQIVSVATACIPFLENDDASRALMGANMQRQAVPLLNPHSPYVGTGMEHRIARDSGSACICTGNGVVTYVDANKIVVTEDEGEQRVYELQKFRRSNAGTCINQRPIVKHGERVERGDILADGPSMEKGELALGQNVTIAFMTWHGYNYEDAIIMSERMVRDDVYTSIHIEEYDIECRETKLGPEEITRDIPNVSENACRHLDGRGIVMVGAEVKEGDILVGKVTPKGQSEISPEEKLLLAIFGEKSREVRDNSLKVPHGGAGIVHSIRIFKRNEGHDLPPGVNEVVKVYIVQKRKISEGDKMAGRHGNKGVISKILPIEDMPYLPDGTPIDIMLNPFGVPSRMNIGQVLEIHLGMAAKALGIKFATPVFDGISNDELKSIMEEAQTSQDGKLVLHDGKTGEPYDERISVGVMYMIKLAHMVDDKLHARATGPYSLVTQQPLGGKAQNGGQRFGEMEVWALEAYGAAHTLQEILTVKSDDIVGRTKTYEAIIKGRDLPEPGIPESFRVLKHELQALAIDVKMLDEEGLEVDMKKMEADEINEVAALENVVSETSTEIPAQVIDEEDLPEEAAVIGFDDEDVE from the coding sequence ATGGAAAAAATGCAGAACTACCGTATTGAAAAACTGGGTAAAAAGGCAGAACGCCGGAATTATTCCAAAGTCAGCGGCAGCCTCGATCTTCCAGATCTGGTTGAAGTGCAGACTCAGTCTTTTGAATGGTTTATCAGAGAAGGCATCAGGGAAGTTTTTGAAGATATTTACCCGATTCAGAACTACGGTGGAAATATTCGCCTGAAATTCGTAGATTACGAATTCGGCACGCCAAAGTATACCGTCAACGAGTGCAAATACCGGGAGGCGAATTTCGCCGCGCCATTGAAAGCCAAAATGGAGCTGGAAATGGTCGACAATACAACCGGTGAGGTACTGACAAAATGGGAAGACGTTTTCCTGGGCGAATTCCCGATGATGACGGAAACCGGAACTTTCATTATCAACGGCGCTGAACGTGTTATCGTTTCTCAGATCGTACGTTCGCCAGGCGCTTATTTTGATATTGCTTCCGAAGACAAAACTGGCAAAGATAGCTTCAACTGTGAACTGATCCCAAGCCGCGGTACGTGGCTGGAGTTCATGACCGATGGCAAGAAGGCGGCATTGGGCCGGATTGTCAACATGTCGGTCGACCGCAAACGTAAAATTTTATCCACAATCCTGTTCAAAGCCATTGGTATGTCTTTGAATCTGGAAAAGAGCGAAGATGGCTTTGATACGACGGAAATCCGCCGCTTCTTAAAAGCGTTGGGTCTGGAAGTGTTCGAGGAGAACATCGTTGAGGGTGAACCGCGCGAATTCCTGAACCTGTATATGCTGCTGTATACTTCGTTCTTCGGCAACTATGAAGAAATCCGCAACACGCTGGCTGCCGATAAGATCAAGACGAGCAACGAAGCGCTGCTGGCGATTTATGAAAACCAGCGTTCAGATGAAGTTCCGACGATCGACGGATCGATCAACCTGATGAACGCCAAGTTCTTCGATCACCGTCGTTATGATCTGACCAAAGCCGGACGTTATAAATTAAGCAAAAAACTGTCGCTGACTGACCGCATGGAAGGGACTTACCTGGCGGAAGACGTACTCAGCGGCGAAGGCAAAGTGCTGTTTGAAAAAGGCACGTTTGTGACCAAGAAGGAACGGAATGTGCTGCGTGAAGAAATGCTGAAGGGCAGCCATGTAACAGCATTCCCATTCGTTCATGATTTCTCTCATCCAGATACTTCCATGATGGATACATCCTGGAGTTTAGGTCTGATCGGCCGTATTTTGGCCAATGATGTGGACTGCGGCGAGCGTCTGTTTGAAAAAGGTACGGTTCTGACCGAAAAAGACATCGAAGCCCTGGCGAAGGAAGTCAAGGAAGTCCGCGTTTATTCCGGACTGGTTGCCAAACCGGTCGCTTTGACGGCGGAAAATGCTTCGGCAGTGCTGAACTATGGTCACCGTTTCTTTGTCATCGGCCGTTTGACTGCCAATAATGAAGATATGACCAACAATGGCGAACTGGTCGTTGAACGCTACATCCCGGATGAAGATTATTCCAAACTGAGTGCTTCCGAGCAGCAGGTCATCATTGAACGTGCCCACCAGAACCAGGCGATTACCGCATGGTTAGTCGGGGCTGCGGTTCAGACGATTACGGTTTCCACTTCTTCCGACTGCAGCAATCCGATCAAGATCGTGGCGATTGACCCGATCAACCAGAAGAAAACAATCACGATTTCCGACATGTATGCCTTCTACAGCTATGAGCTGAACATGATGGATGGTGTCGGCAGCGTCGATGATATCGATATGCTGGGCAACCGCCGCATCCGGACGGTCGGCGAACTGATCCAGAATCAGTTCCGGATCGGCTTGAGCCGAATGGAACGTGTCGTTAAAGAAAGAATGTCGATTGCGGAAGCGGCCGGCTTAACGCCGAAGCAGCTGACCAATATCCGTCCGCTGACCGCGGCGATCAAGGAGTTCTTCTCCTCTTCGCAGCTGTCGCAGTTTATGGATCAGCAGAATCCGCTGGCTGAACTGACCAACAAGCGCCGTATTTCAGCGTTAGGTCCGGGTGGTTTAACCCGTGAGCGCGCCGGCTTTGAAGTCCGAGACGTTCACAACAGCCATTACGGCCGAATCTGCCCGATTGAAACGCCGGAAGGTCCGAATATCGGCTTGATTTCCAACCTGACAACCTATGCTAAAATCAACGAATACGGCTTTATCGAAACACCGTACCGGTTAGTGAAAGCGGATGGCGAAGTCACGGAAGAGTATGTATATCTGTCAGCCGATGAAGAAAATGATTTCATCATCGCGCAGGCGAACGAAGTGCATGAAGGCCGGCTGATCAACGACATGGTCGTTGCCCGTAAAGCGGGTGAAACGATTATGGCGCACCGCGATCAGGTCGAACTGGCGGACGTTTCGCCGAAACAGATTGTTTCGGTTGCGACCGCGTGTATTCCGTTCTTGGAAAATGACGATGCTTCCCGTGCCCTGATGGGTGCGAACATGCAGCGTCAGGCAGTTCCGCTGCTGAATCCGCATTCGCCGTATGTCGGCACCGGGATGGAGCACCGCATCGCGCGGGACTCCGGCAGTGCCTGCATCTGCACCGGCAACGGCGTCGTCACCTATGTGGACGCCAATAAGATTGTCGTCACGGAGGATGAGGGCGAACAGCGCGTTTATGAGCTGCAGAAATTCCGCCGTTCCAACGCCGGCACCTGCATCAATCAGCGGCCGATCGTCAAGCATGGCGAACGCGTTGAACGCGGGGATATTCTGGCCGACGGGCCTTCGATGGAAAAGGGCGAACTGGCTTTAGGTCAGAACGTCACGATCGCGTTTATGACCTGGCACGGCTATAACTACGAAGATGCGATCATCATGTCCGAGCGGATGGTCCGCGACGATGTCTACACTTCTATTCATATTGAGGAATACGACATTGAATGCCGCGAAACGAAGCTGGGACCGGAAGAAATTACCCGCGATATTCCAAACGTCAGTGAAAATGCCTGCCGTCATCTCGACGGACGCGGTATTGTCATGGTCGGTGCGGAAGTCAAGGAAGGCGACATCCTGGTCGGTAAGGTAACCCCGAAAGGCCAGAGCGAAATCTCTCCGGAAGAAAAGCTGTTATTGGCGATCTTTGGTGAAAAATCCCGAGAAGTCCGTGATAACTCGCTGAAAGTGCCGCATGGCGGCGCCGGCATCGTTCACTCCATCCGAATTTTCAAACGGAATGAAGGCCACGATCTGCCGCCGGGAGTTAATGAAGTGGTTAAAGTCTACATCGTTCAGAAACGTAAAATTTCTGAAGGTGATAAAATGGCCGGCCGTCATGGCAACAAGGGCGTTATCTCCAAGATCCTGCCGATCGAAGATATGCCGTATTTGCCGGATGGCACCCCGATTGATATCATGCTGAACCCGTTCGGCGTTCCATCTCGTATGAACATCGGACAGGTTTTGGAAATCCATCTGGGCATGGCTGCGAAAGCCTTGGGCATCAAATTTGCGACTCCGGTTTTCGACGGGATTTCCAATGATGAACTGAAGTCGATCATGGAAGAAGCGCAGACCTCCCAAGACGGCAAGCTGGTGCTGCATGACGGCAAGACCGGCGAACCGTACGATGAACGGATTTCGGTCGGCGTTATGTACATGATCAAGCTGGCGCACATGGTTGACGATAAGCTGCATGCCCGTGCTACCGGCCCATACAGCTTAGTTACGCAGCAGCCGTTAGGCGGTAAGGCGCAAAATGGCGGTCAGCGTTTCGGTGAAATGGAAGTCTGGGCGCTGGAAGCTTACGGCGCCGCGCATACGCTGCAGGAAATTCTGACTGTGAAGTCGGATGATATCGTCGGCCGGACGAAGACCTATGAAGCCATCATCAAGGGCAGAGATCTGCCGGAACCGGGAATTCCTGAATCCTTCCGCGTTCTTAAGCACGAGCTGCAGGCGTTGGCCATCGACGTCAAGATGCTGGATGAAGAAGGTCTGGAAGTCGATATGAAGAAGATGGAAGCAGACGAAATTAACGAAGTTGCAGCCCTGGAGAACGTCGTATCCGAAACCTCGACAGAGATTCCGGCCCAGGTCATCGACGAGGAGGATCTGCCGGAAGAAGCGGCTGTAATCGGATTTGATGACGAAGACGTTGAGTAA
- the rpoC gene encoding DNA-directed RNA polymerase subunit beta', with amino-acid sequence MSVNKFAAIQVGLASPERIREWSYGEVKKPETINYRSQKPERDGLFCERIFGPSKDWECYCGKYKKVRYKGVICDRCGVEITKSSVRRERMGHIELAAPVAHIWYLRGIPSRMSLLLNITPKALEEVVYFVSWVVTDPMDTPLAVKQILSEKEYRENTALYGPGSFVAQTGAEAVKTLLEKVDIEKEHEIVIKELENANGDKRKKLIKRLETIDAFRHSDNKPEWMVLSVLPVIPPDLRPMLQLDGGRFATSDLNDLYRRVITRNNRLKKLLELGTPAIIVQNEKRMLQEAVDALIDNGRRSKPITGAGGRALKSLSHSLKGKQGRFRQNLLGKRVDFSGRSVIAVGPDLKMYQCGIPREMAIQLYKPFVINEIVNQGIAGNPKTAEKLIDRQDPRVWDVVEQVIDNHPVFLNRAPTLHRLGIQAFKPKLVEGRAIRLHPLVCTAFNADFDGDQMAVHLPLSEEARAEAEILMLGSNNILGPKDGKPIVTPGQDMVLGNFYLNMEETADEFFAKADFLDSLGDHEAAEMWRRFGTNEGHVFKDTNEIRIAYQNKQVHLHTRIALPGYALHKSCFTEKQNHSYLVTTVGKVIFNEMFPTDFPYINDVNKASLQATPEKFFLPLGTNIKEAIAAMPLNPEFKKKDLSNVIAEVFNRYRTEGTSDIMDNIKDLGFEYSTVAGMTVSLADINVVPNKQKYVEEGRAQADKLDKLLQRGMLTPPEWERHFSKLWADIKDEIGDAVMKSLPRKNPINMMAVSGARGNKSHFTQLCGMRGLMARPTQSKSKKEYQPSIIEVPIYSSFREGLNVSEFFISTHGVRKGLTDTALKTAESGYLTRRLVDVAQDVVIIEEDCGTDRGYLVEDIIDRKTNTILEPLAERLIGRYSQDAIVDPKTGEVLVEADTYMDEAMAQRVVNAGVTQAYIRNTFTCESTNGVCRKCYGRNMATGKLAEAGEAIGIMAAQSIGEPGTQLTMRTFHTGGVASGNDGDITQGLPRVEELFEARCPKHVAVLSKIDGEITEISELENKSGMRIVVTNEKESIEHKCDLTQTIRSWLKVGSKVVAGDKLTEGQVNPKELLEVAGVMEVQNYILKEVKKVYASQGIEISDKHIEVMIRQMLRKIIVIDGGDTGLSAGQTLSLNNITGINRACLLAGKHPAVFGPTLLGISKASVETDSFLSAASFQETTKVLTEAAIKGKVDHLIGLKENVIIGKLIPAGTGSKFERETTRLIEERAAELREEREERAADLEEDVKLPEEMLSNHAEPAA; translated from the coding sequence ATGAGTGTCAATAAATTTGCCGCCATTCAGGTCGGTCTGGCATCCCCGGAACGAATCCGCGAATGGTCCTATGGCGAAGTCAAAAAGCCGGAAACGATTAACTACCGTTCTCAGAAACCAGAACGGGACGGCTTATTCTGCGAACGGATTTTCGGTCCCTCAAAGGACTGGGAGTGCTATTGCGGAAAATACAAGAAAGTACGCTATAAGGGCGTAATCTGTGACCGCTGCGGCGTAGAAATCACCAAGAGTTCTGTCCGCCGTGAACGGATGGGTCACATTGAACTGGCAGCACCGGTTGCGCATATCTGGTATCTGCGCGGCATTCCAAGCCGCATGAGCCTGCTGCTCAACATCACGCCGAAAGCGCTGGAAGAAGTAGTTTACTTCGTATCCTGGGTCGTCACCGATCCGATGGACACCCCGCTGGCTGTCAAACAGATTCTGTCTGAAAAAGAATATCGTGAAAATACCGCGCTGTACGGTCCGGGCAGCTTTGTCGCCCAGACCGGTGCCGAAGCGGTCAAAACCTTGTTGGAAAAGGTCGATATCGAAAAAGAACATGAGATCGTCATCAAAGAACTGGAAAACGCGAATGGGGATAAGCGCAAGAAACTGATCAAGCGTTTGGAAACGATCGACGCTTTCCGGCATTCCGACAACAAGCCGGAATGGATGGTGCTGAGTGTTCTGCCGGTTATTCCGCCGGATTTACGTCCGATGCTGCAGCTGGACGGCGGCCGCTTTGCGACCTCCGACTTAAACGATCTGTACCGCCGTGTTATCACCCGCAACAACCGTTTGAAGAAACTGTTGGAGCTGGGAACGCCAGCGATCATCGTGCAGAACGAAAAACGTATGCTGCAGGAAGCGGTCGATGCTTTGATCGACAATGGCCGCCGCTCCAAGCCGATTACTGGTGCGGGCGGACGAGCCTTGAAATCCCTGTCGCATTCCTTAAAGGGTAAGCAGGGACGTTTCCGTCAGAACCTGTTAGGTAAGCGTGTCGACTTCTCCGGCCGTTCCGTTATCGCGGTAGGACCGGATCTGAAGATGTATCAGTGCGGAATTCCGCGTGAAATGGCGATTCAGCTGTATAAGCCGTTCGTCATCAATGAAATTGTCAATCAGGGCATTGCCGGCAATCCGAAGACGGCGGAGAAACTGATCGACCGCCAGGATCCGCGCGTCTGGGACGTTGTCGAGCAGGTCATTGACAACCACCCGGTATTCCTGAACCGTGCCCCGACACTGCACCGCTTAGGAATTCAGGCATTTAAACCGAAACTGGTTGAAGGCCGTGCGATCCGTCTGCATCCATTAGTCTGTACGGCGTTTAACGCCGACTTTGACGGCGACCAGATGGCTGTCCATCTGCCGTTGTCGGAAGAAGCTCGGGCGGAAGCAGAAATCCTGATGCTGGGCTCCAACAACATTCTGGGTCCGAAAGATGGTAAGCCGATCGTTACGCCGGGCCAGGACATGGTTCTGGGCAACTTCTATCTGAACATGGAAGAAACTGCCGATGAATTCTTTGCGAAGGCTGATTTCCTGGATTCTCTGGGCGATCATGAAGCGGCTGAGATGTGGCGCCGGTTCGGTACCAATGAAGGCCATGTCTTCAAGGATACCAATGAAATCCGGATCGCTTATCAGAATAAGCAGGTGCATCTGCATACCCGCATCGCTTTGCCGGGTTATGCGCTGCATAAGAGCTGCTTTACTGAAAAGCAGAATCATTCCTACTTAGTAACGACGGTCGGTAAGGTTATTTTCAACGAAATGTTTCCAACCGACTTCCCTTATATCAACGATGTCAACAAGGCCAGTCTGCAGGCAACACCGGAGAAGTTCTTCCTGCCGTTAGGCACGAATATCAAGGAAGCGATTGCCGCCATGCCGCTGAATCCTGAATTTAAGAAGAAGGATCTGTCCAATGTCATCGCGGAAGTGTTCAATCGTTACAGAACGGAAGGCACTTCGGATATCATGGACAATATTAAGGATCTGGGCTTTGAATATTCCACCGTGGCGGGCATGACCGTTTCTCTGGCGGATATCAACGTCGTTCCAAACAAGCAGAAATATGTTGAGGAAGGCCGTGCTCAGGCTGATAAGCTGGATAAGCTGCTGCAGCGAGGCATGCTGACGCCGCCGGAATGGGAGCGTCACTTCTCGAAGCTGTGGGCGGATATCAAGGATGAAATCGGCGATGCCGTTATGAAATCCCTGCCGCGTAAGAATCCGATCAACATGATGGCGGTTTCCGGGGCGCGAGGCAATAAATCTCACTTTACTCAGCTGTGCGGTATGCGTGGTCTGATGGCGCGTCCGACGCAGTCGAAGTCAAAGAAAGAATATCAGCCTTCGATTATCGAAGTTCCGATTTATTCTTCCTTCCGTGAAGGCTTGAATGTGTCTGAATTCTTTATCTCGACTCACGGCGTGCGTAAAGGTCTGACCGATACCGCGCTGAAGACGGCGGAATCCGGATACCTGACTCGCCGACTGGTCGATGTTGCGCAGGATGTCGTCATCATTGAAGAAGACTGCGGAACTGACCGCGGCTATCTGGTTGAGGATATCATCGACCGCAAGACCAACACGATCCTCGAACCGCTGGCAGAACGGTTAATCGGCCGTTACAGCCAGGATGCGATTGTTGATCCGAAGACCGGTGAGGTTCTGGTTGAAGCCGATACCTATATGGATGAAGCGATGGCACAGCGTGTTGTCAACGCCGGCGTTACTCAGGCCTATATCCGCAATACCTTTACCTGCGAAAGCACCAACGGTGTCTGCCGCAAGTGCTACGGCCGCAACATGGCGACCGGCAAGCTGGCGGAAGCGGGTGAAGCGATTGGTATCATGGCGGCTCAGTCCATCGGTGAACCGGGTACTCAGCTGACCATGCGTACTTTCCATACCGGCGGCGTTGCTTCCGGTAACGACGGTGATATCACACAGGGTCTGCCGCGAGTTGAAGAACTGTTTGAAGCGCGCTGCCCGAAACATGTCGCAGTCCTGTCCAAGATTGATGGTGAAATCACCGAAATCAGTGAACTGGAAAACAAGAGCGGCATGCGGATTGTGGTCACCAATGAAAAAGAAAGCATTGAACACAAATGCGATTTGACGCAGACGATTCGTTCTTGGCTGAAAGTCGGATCGAAAGTCGTTGCCGGCGATAAGCTGACCGAAGGTCAGGTAAATCCGAAGGAACTGCTGGAAGTCGCAGGCGTAATGGAAGTTCAGAACTATATCCTGAAGGAAGTTAAGAAAGTTTATGCTTCTCAGGGTATCGAAATTTCCGATAAGCACATCGAAGTCATGATCCGGCAGATGCTGCGGAAGATCATTGTCATCGACGGCGGAGACACCGGCTTAAGCGCGGGTCAGACGTTGTCGCTGAACAACATCACCGGCATCAACCGAGCCTGTCTGTTAGCGGGCAAGCATCCGGCTGTCTTTGGACCAACGCTGTTAGGTATTTCCAAGGCTTCAGTCGAAACGGATTCCTTCCTGTCCGCGGCGTCCTTCCAGGAAACCACCAAGGTTCTGACGGAGGCGGCGATCAAGGGCAAAGTCGACCATCTGATCGGCTTGAAGGAAAACGTTATCATCGGCAAACTGATTCCTGCGGGAACCGGCTCGAAATTCGAGCGTGAAACAACACGGCTGATCGAAGAACGGGCTGCCGAGCTGCGTGAAGAACGCGAAGAACGGGCTGCTGATCTGGAAGAAGATGTTAAGCTTCCGGAAGAAATGCTGAGCAATCACGCTGAACCAGCGGCATAA
- the gdhA gene encoding NADP-specific glutamate dehydrogenase, with product MNHYCERVLHQLKEKDASQPEFLQAVEEVLSSVSLIFDQHPEYEKMAILERLTEPERMIQFKVPWMDDQGQMHVNRGYRVQYNSVLGPYKGGLRFHPAVTLGMMKFLAFEQIFKNALTTLPIGGGKGGSDFDPKGKSDQEVMRFCQSFMIELSKHIGPDVDVPAGDMGVGAREIGYLYGQYRRLKGVSERGVLTGKGVGYGGSLARKEATGYGLIYFVLEMMRAHQMDPQGKRAIVSGSGNVAIYAAEKALQNGIQVIAMSDSRGYIVDDQLDLNVVKKIKEQLRTSLSAYPEMAGHGEYHEGSVYDAGLKVELALPCATQNEINKERAERLLNQGCLLVAEGANMPNDNEAIALYHEKGILFAPGKASNAGGVATSALEMSQNSMRLAWTFEEVDDKLRGIMRSIHEQCQTAMNQYQLDPKDYVTAANIAGVQKVIDGMIAMGDY from the coding sequence ATGAATCACTATTGCGAACGAGTTTTACATCAGCTGAAAGAAAAAGACGCTTCACAGCCGGAGTTTCTGCAGGCTGTTGAGGAAGTTCTGAGTTCCGTCAGCTTGATTTTTGATCAGCATCCGGAATATGAAAAGATGGCAATCCTGGAACGATTAACCGAACCCGAGCGGATGATCCAGTTCAAAGTACCGTGGATGGACGATCAGGGTCAGATGCATGTCAACCGCGGCTACCGCGTACAGTACAACAGCGTTTTAGGTCCATATAAAGGCGGGTTGCGGTTTCATCCGGCAGTCACACTGGGGATGATGAAATTCCTGGCGTTTGAACAGATTTTCAAGAATGCGTTAACGACGCTGCCGATTGGCGGCGGCAAGGGCGGCAGCGACTTTGATCCGAAAGGAAAGAGTGATCAGGAAGTCATGCGGTTCTGTCAGAGTTTCATGATCGAATTGTCCAAGCATATCGGTCCGGATGTCGATGTCCCGGCGGGGGATATGGGCGTCGGTGCACGAGAAATCGGATATTTGTACGGCCAGTACCGGCGTTTAAAAGGGGTCAGCGAACGAGGTGTGCTGACTGGCAAAGGCGTAGGCTACGGCGGCAGCCTGGCGCGCAAGGAAGCAACGGGCTATGGTTTGATCTATTTTGTGTTGGAAATGATGCGGGCTCACCAGATGGATCCTCAAGGCAAGCGGGCGATTGTCAGCGGCAGCGGCAACGTTGCGATCTATGCGGCGGAAAAAGCGCTGCAGAACGGAATTCAGGTCATTGCGATGAGCGATTCCCGCGGATATATTGTCGATGATCAGCTGGATCTGAACGTAGTGAAGAAGATTAAGGAACAGCTGCGGACATCCTTGTCCGCCTATCCGGAAATGGCTGGTCATGGTGAATATCATGAAGGCTCTGTTTATGATGCCGGGTTGAAGGTCGAACTGGCCCTGCCGTGTGCTACACAGAATGAAATCAACAAGGAACGGGCTGAGCGGCTGCTGAATCAAGGCTGTCTGTTAGTCGCGGAAGGCGCCAATATGCCTAACGACAACGAGGCCATCGCACTGTATCACGAAAAAGGCATCCTGTTTGCCCCAGGAAAAGCGTCCAATGCCGGCGGTGTAGCAACATCGGCTCTGGAAATGAGCCAGAACAGCATGCGGTTAGCCTGGACATTTGAGGAAGTGGATGATAAGCTGCGCGGGATCATGCGGTCGATTCATGAACAGTGCCAGACGGCGATGAATCAGTATCAGCTTGATCCGAAAGATTATGTGACGGCCGCGAATATTGCGGGCGTTCAGAAGGTCATCGACGGAATGATTGCGATGGGGGATTATTAA
- a CDS encoding metallophosphoesterase, whose product MKLALLFLGLAFLYLFLGWLVSFPIKLRAYSLSSPKLSSSVRIAVVSDLHSTIYGENQKRLLSKLRQSQPDLILMPGDIIDDIKPLKGAEQFLDQVPAIAPCYYCTGNHENIDTLITLEEVKKRVRQAGITVLDNKKKRLRFAEQR is encoded by the coding sequence ATGAAGCTGGCCCTTCTCTTTCTTGGGCTGGCTTTTCTCTATCTTTTCCTGGGCTGGCTTGTCAGCTTTCCGATAAAACTGCGGGCTTATTCCCTGTCCAGTCCCAAGCTTTCATCTTCGGTGCGGATCGCGGTGGTATCGGATCTGCACAGCACGATTTATGGAGAGAATCAAAAGCGTCTGCTTAGCAAGCTGCGGCAGTCGCAACCGGATCTGATTCTAATGCCAGGCGATATCATTGATGATATCAAGCCGCTGAAAGGGGCTGAACAGTTCCTGGATCAGGTACCGGCGATCGCCCCCTGTTATTACTGTACGGGCAATCATGAGAACATTGATACGCTGATTACGCTGGAAGAAGTGAAGAAGCGGGTACGCCAGGCTGGCATTACTGTGCTGGACAACAAAAAGAAACGATTGCGATTCGCGGAACAACGCTGA
- a CDS encoding MarR family winged helix-turn-helix transcriptional regulator, translating into MNQIRDVVNLDTKAFIMFSDLIKQFYEVKSETLKVLDLKLSHLKILHLLSDHNGINQQEIAVISASKRSTISEIISEMESEDLVVRIGNDTDRRVMNIFLTEKGKSASDLIQSEFRSYCMQCMEGFSDAEVLLFQQLLNRFQFQKGKK; encoded by the coding sequence ATGAATCAAATTCGGGACGTAGTGAATTTAGATACAAAGGCCTTTATCATGTTTTCTGATCTGATCAAGCAATTTTATGAAGTCAAATCAGAGACCTTGAAAGTTTTGGATCTGAAGTTATCCCATCTTAAAATCCTGCATCTGTTGTCTGATCATAATGGAATCAACCAACAGGAAATTGCGGTCATTTCCGCCAGCAAGCGCTCTACAATCTCAGAAATCATATCAGAAATGGAGAGTGAAGACCTCGTGGTGCGGATCGGCAACGATACAGACCGCCGAGTAATGAACATCTTCCTGACAGAGAAAGGAAAATCCGCTTCAGATCTTATTCAGTCTGAATTCCGAAGCTACTGCATGCAGTGCATGGAAGGGTTCTCCGATGCTGAGGTTCTGTTGTTTCAACAGCTGCTCAATCGTTTTCAGTTCCAAAAAGGGAAAAAGTAA